A single region of the Phycisphaerae bacterium RAS1 genome encodes:
- a CDS encoding hypothetical protein (Staphylococcal nuclease homologue), whose product MRNAGARRIGRAIRLSVGLFLVACLVRADDELPPPMPSYDFKAVPVAKVIEIVSPTAIDVTGGGKKQKLLLTGVSAASGEAADSAQAFLQNLLAGESVFVIQDESAPAKDADGRQRVYVFRAPDGAFVNLELVRLGYLQVDESAEFRHQKVFKHYEHIARQARKGAWKTSDPPDPNAKRDGTPAARDSRGEQPRAGGVLHVYVTKSGKKYHLKECKHISAGAEAVTVAEAKQRGYTACLVCKPPK is encoded by the coding sequence ATGAGAAACGCCGGCGCGCGCCGTATCGGGCGCGCCATCCGCTTGAGTGTCGGCTTGTTCCTAGTGGCGTGCCTCGTGCGCGCCGATGACGAACTGCCGCCGCCCATGCCCAGCTACGATTTCAAGGCCGTTCCGGTTGCGAAAGTCATCGAAATCGTCAGCCCCACCGCCATCGACGTGACCGGCGGCGGAAAGAAGCAGAAGTTGCTGCTGACCGGCGTGTCGGCGGCGTCGGGTGAGGCTGCGGACTCGGCGCAGGCGTTTCTGCAGAACCTGCTGGCCGGCGAGTCGGTCTTCGTTATTCAGGATGAGTCGGCGCCCGCGAAGGACGCGGACGGACGGCAGCGCGTCTACGTCTTTCGGGCGCCGGACGGCGCCTTCGTCAATCTCGAACTGGTGCGGCTGGGATATCTGCAAGTCGACGAGTCCGCGGAATTCCGCCATCAGAAGGTCTTCAAGCACTACGAGCACATCGCCCGACAGGCGCGCAAAGGCGCCTGGAAGACCAGCGATCCGCCGGACCCGAACGCAAAACGCGACGGGACCCCCGCCGCGCGCGACTCACGCGGCGAGCAACCGCGAGCCGGCGGCGTGCTGCACGTCTACGTCACGAAGAGCGGCAAGAAGTACCACTTGAAAGAGTGCAAGCACATCAGCGCCGGGGCCGAGGCAGTGACCGTCGCCGAGGCCAAGCAGCGCGGCTACACTGCCTGCCTGGTATGCAAACCCCCGAAGTGA
- the purN gene encoding Phosphoribosylglycinamide formyltransferase, with product MQTPEVSFAAAPRRGGLRLGVLISGGGTTLSNLFQEQRADRLGGAQIVQVISSRGTVAGVRIARDAELPVDIVRRRDFPDDLRFSAALEARLEASRCDLALLAGFLCYWHLSPRWLGRVLNIHPSLLPRFGGQGMFGRRVHEAVLAASERESGCTVHLVDNEYDHGPIVAQSRVAVLPADTPDTLAARVMQAERELYPQVIRRVAANGVGWLQAAWRGATACG from the coding sequence ATGCAAACCCCCGAAGTGAGCTTCGCCGCCGCCCCGCGCCGCGGCGGACTGCGCCTGGGTGTGCTGATTTCCGGCGGCGGGACGACGCTATCCAATCTCTTTCAGGAGCAGCGCGCCGATCGCCTCGGCGGGGCACAAATCGTCCAAGTGATCAGCTCGCGCGGCACGGTTGCGGGAGTCCGTATCGCGCGTGACGCGGAGCTTCCGGTCGACATCGTCCGCCGCAGGGATTTCCCCGACGATCTCAGATTCTCTGCCGCCCTCGAAGCCCGGCTGGAAGCGAGCCGCTGCGACCTGGCGCTGCTGGCCGGGTTTCTGTGCTACTGGCATCTATCGCCGCGCTGGCTGGGGCGCGTGCTGAATATCCACCCGTCGCTCTTGCCGCGTTTCGGCGGCCAGGGGATGTTCGGGCGCCGCGTGCATGAGGCGGTGCTGGCGGCAAGCGAGCGCGAGTCGGGCTGCACCGTGCACCTGGTGGATAATGAGTACGACCACGGGCCGATCGTGGCCCAGTCGCGCGTCGCCGTGCTTCCGGCGGACACGCCCGACACGCTGGCGGCGCGCGTGATGCAGGCGGAGCGCGAGCTGTATCCGCAGGTTATCCGGCGGGTCGCCGCGAACGGCGTCGGCTGGCTCCAGGCGGCGTGGCGTGGCGCCACCGCTTGTGGATGA